ATTCAATATAATCTTTTTCATCATTATTCATAGTGTACACATCAGGAGTCACAGGACAAATACCTAAAAGACGATATTTTAATTCACTTTGACGTTTATCAAAATACCAATATCCTTTAATCTTGTATTGTGTTACATCTTGAGCTGTTAAATCAGATCTCAAAATATACTCAGGAGAAACCTGTGATCCAGCATTTATTTGCTCCCTACCAGCATCCGTAGTATCAACTCTTGTTAAAGAAGATTGAATGTCTTTAAAAGATTTCTTAGTATTAAAATAACTATCAGAATAGACGTCACTAATTGCACCGCTTCTAATTGCTTTTGTCAAAACATCATATAAAGAACGTCTATCAGAACCAATGTTAGCAGTATCAATAGGAAAGTATAAAGCGAAGTTGATTTTCTCGCTTAAATCAATAATTTCCCAAGTCGTCTTACCCATTAATACATCTCTATCATGAACGTAACCATAGGCCAAAGGCTTATCATTATCAGAAATAAGCTGAGCAGCAGTTTTAAGACCTATTTCAGAAGGTGTTTTTGCATTTAGCAAATTAGATTGCGCAAAAGATGAAACACTTCCAGTAACGGAAATAATAACTAATAAAAATTTTCTCACATTCATCATGTTTTCATTATAAGATATTGAAGATGCCAATAAGGCAACCTACTTATTATTGTATTTCAAAAATAACCGGAGCAGTTCTAGGTAATAAATAACTACCAGCACCTACTAATTTTGTTTTAATTTCAGAAATGGTAACTTGATCTCCTCTTCCCGCTTTAGAAAGTACAGCTTTACATTGAGAATTTAATTTATCACCTTGTACAACTACTGTTGGCTGTCCAGTAACTTTTAAATTGAACCCTACAACATTTAACCCCACTTCAAAATCAAAATCTTCTAATTTAGCACCTATCGTTGCAATCTCAAGATTAGATTTAGGCCCTTTTACAACACCCGTTTCTCCTCTAATTGTTCCTGTTGGTCCTGGAATTCCTTTAATTCTAAATGTCTTTTTATCTGAAACTTTAGAACCATCAGGTAACGTACCTGTAACATTAATCACTACTTCATTCCCAGATGTAGGACTCATGCTAAATTTACCACCACCTGCAGAGCTTAATCCTGGAGCTGAAGCTGAAATTTTATCAGCAGAGATTCCAGCAAATGAAATAGTCATTGGATTAACAACACCTCTGTACACTACATTCATTTTATCCGCTGAAATGGTAGCCGATTTAGGTCTTGCAACAACCACATATTTGTCTTTAATTGCTAAACTTACTGTCTTCCCTCCCTCATCAAAATTAAACGAACCATTTATAGGATGTTCACCAATATTACCTGCTCCAAAAGAAAATTTAGCTTGACCAGCCATCGCTTGAATATTTGAACCATTCAATATAACTGATTTAGCCTGTAATGATGGATCAAATTTTCCTAATATAATTTTACCTGAAACTGCTTCACCTTGAAAGAATACTGATTTATCAAGAACTACAATTGGTTGATAAGCTGTAAGTGATGCAGCAGCAACCAAATCAGATTGAAACATTCCACTCATAATATCACTTTCTGTAGCCTTAATGTCAGCTTGCAATTGAGATATTTTAGTAATTGTAGCAATCAAAGGAAAACCTTTGTAGTTATAATCAATCCAATCTAAATTAGCACCTGCTTTTTCTGAATACACTGGTTTTGTAGCAAATCTAGCTTCTATTTTTGTCATTTCAGACTCTGCAATAGAACTACCTCCAATTTGCTTAATCTGAGCTGGATAACTATTTATTTTATCTAAAAATTCTTTACCTTGTTTAGAAACTTTATCTCCAGTAAAAAACATGCGATCTATTAAATCGCCCTTATCCATTTGTTCATAAGGCAAATTACCTTTAGCGTCTCTTTCAAAATTTTTAGTAACAGATGCTTTAATATTTTCTAAATAATCATTAAATTGTTTAGATAAAGCTCTTATCTTTTCAACTTTTACCTTTTTATCTCCAAATTGACCCGGCTGATCAACCGCTTTTTGCGCCAATTGTGCAAATGAGCCTTCATTTCTTTGATCTGTAATTGCATTTGATTCTACAATTTTAACATTTAAAATCCCAAAAGCAGATAAAACTTCTTTTGACATATTTAAAGCCAGCATTGCAATAAAAATTAAGTACATCAGATTTATCATCTTCTGTCTAGGGGTAAGTTTTCCTCCTGCCATATTTTCTACTAATTAGTTAGTTGTTTTTTTATAGTTCGAAACTAATTATCCCTTGTTATTCATTGCAGAAAGCATTCCACCATAAACATTGTTCAATGACGACAAATTTGTAGTCAATGACTGCATTTGCTCTTTTAATTTCAAGTTGTTTTCGACAACTTCTTCATTAATTTGGGCATTTCTTGACGCACTTTGCAATTGTATTTTATATAAACTATTTAAAGATTCCATTTGAGCAGCAGCAAGAGTCAATTCTTCACTGTATTTCTTAGTTGATGCCATTGATTCAGCAGTTGGAGCAATACTTTTTGCAGCTGATTCGAAATTTTTAATGCTATTTCCTAAACTTGACATCAATTCCCCGTCAATTTTTGCATCTTTCAACATGGCATCTAATTTTTGAGAAAGTAAACCTTGAGCTTCAGCAACTGGAGCCTCTACTTTAGGTGCTTTCTTTTTTGCCTCACCATTTGCCAATTCTGGATATACTAAAGTCCAGTCTAATTCATTATCAACAGGTTCAAAAGCCGAAAGAGCAAAAATCCCAGCTTCAACCAACAATCCAATCGTTAACATTAAATTACCAGTTATAGGACCAAATTCTATGTGTGTTATTTTGAATAATGCTCCTACGATTACAACTGCAGCACCCATTCCATAACAGAAATTCATTGCTTTTTTGCTTAATATTGCCATAATTTAATTTTTTTTTAGGTAGTTAGTAGATTTGGTTTTTGTTTTTATTTATCTTTTAATTTTCTTACCGTTTCCGGTTGTTTCTAATCCCATGTAATCTTGAACAGTTCTGAATCCAATAAAACTTCTTGCAGAATCAGCATATTCAAAATCTCTAGTACTTACTTGTAGGAAATAAGCAACGTCTTTCCATGATCCTCCACGAACCACTTTACGTTTGTTTGAGCCATCCTGAACATTTGGGTTCATTGAAGAAACATATTCATAAGCATTTGGGTCATATGATGAATCAGTCCATTCCGAAACGTTTCCAGCCATGTTATACAAATTATAACCATTTGGCTCGTAAGATTTAGCTTCTACAGTATACAATGCCTGGTCAGCTGCATAATCCCCTCTATTTGGTTTAAAATTAGCAAGAAAACAACCTCTATCATTTTTAGTGTAAGGACCTCCCCAAGGGTAAGTACCTGACTCTAAACCACCTCTAGCTGAATATTCCCATTCTGCTTCCGTAGGCAATCTGAATGAATTGATTAAGTCGTGTCCTTTTTTCTTTGATTTGATATATGTATTTTTATTAAGTGTTCTCCAAGCACAAAAAGCTTTTGCTTGTGTCCATTTCACACCAACAACAGGATAATCTCCATATGCTTTATGCCAGAAATAATCATTATGCATTGGTTCATTGTAAGAATACGAAAAATCTTTAATCCAAACTGTTGTATCTGGATATACTTTTACTTCTTCTGTTTTAATAAAATCTTTTCTTTTTCCAACTTTAGCTTTAGCTGCGGCCTGAATATCCATCCAAGAGTAACGGAATTTAAGCTTATCTACATCAATAGTCCTTAAACCATTATAAGAAGCCGCTAAGGGCAAATACATCGAGTCCATTACTTCAACGTAATATTCGTCAGGATATAACTTAGTATCTTTAATTAATTTTACTTTTCTATTTAATCTTCTACCAGCATAAGGATCGTCGTCCGTACCTATACTGTAATAGTTATCGTACATATACTTATCATACGCAGTCATTTTTTCCGGATCAGAATCATTAAAAGCAAAATCACCTATACTTCCAGCATTTTTACCTTTTCCTTTTCCATCACCTGCTTTAATACCACTTTCATCTGCAAGAATAGCTAATCTTACTCTCATTGTAGAATCTTTTACCCATTCTACAAACTGACGGTATTCGCTATTGGTAATTTCAGTTTCATCCATATAAAAGGAACGAACAGTAACCGTTTTTGTTGGAGCATCTTGAATTGCAGCTACATCATCATCAGATTTACCCATTATAAATGCACCTCCAGGAACTAAAGTCATTCCATAAGGTTTTTCTGGATGCCATTTCCCTCCATTAATCCCTACCAATTCACCTTTGTCGCCTGATTTACCACAGCTTATTAATAGCGCCAAAATTGCCATAAATGCAATGAACTTCTTCATATAAATTCGGGTTAATTATTCATTATTATTTAAGTGTGTAAACCTATTTATTATTTTTTTAAAAAACAATTATTTTACACTAAACAACATTATTTTTTACAATAAAAATTCAGTAAGCTTAAAAACAATTTTTAAATACTGTTTTTACGCTGTGCCTTCCACCATCTTTCAGGTAATTCCTGATTACATGCCCCTATATATTCATCATAAGAACATGGTAATAACGTATTTCTTTTCAATTTATTATTCCCATTTGAAATAAATGGAATTTCAATCCACCATCTATCCGTCTTATCACTTTTATAAAAAACTAAAACTTCTTCTTCAGATGGAACTATATATTTTATATAATTTTCTCTACTTCCAAAAGGATATTCATTAGAACGATAATGAAACCCTTCAATAAAATACCAAATAATTTGTGCAACTAATACTGATTCCTGTACAGAATTATTATGATTAAATATCCCAAACATGGATACTTTATCACTTATACCAGCATACCTTGACAAGGAACAAATCTCTTTTCCATTAAAACCATTAGGCGTAAATATACTGAAATTTCCTGAATCTGAGGACTTTACAGAATTCAAATCAAGGCTAACGATGTCAGCATCCCTAAAAACGGGTTCAGCCAAAGCTATATTATTAGAAATTTCACCCAAGCGATATCCATCAAAAAATAGCTTTTCAACTAAATCTATCTCTTCTTGAGAATTATAATAGGTTTGATATCCTATATTACAATAATTAAAGAGATTATTAGGTTCGTCAATTATTATCTTGGTCAAATAAGAATTTGAAGATGTTTCTTCATTTTCTTTTCCAAAATCAAATTTACTATCTATAGAAACTAGGTTAACCATTTGTTCTAATTCGTCATATGCTCTATATAAGGCATAGGTCAAATCTTGAGAACCTCCTATAACAATTGGAATAATTTTATTTTTTATCAAATTAGAAACTACTTTACGTAAAGCAAAATAAGTATCGGTAATCGTATCTCCGGCAAGAATATCTCCTAAATCCGCAATTGAAGCGTCCCAATTTCCCGGAAACATACTGTACAATTCTTTTCGAATAGCCATTATATCCACTTCCGAAAATGCAGTATCGCTTCCGCGATTTTCCAGTACACCAATCACAGCGATATTAATTTTATTTAAATCCGGAAATTGATCTTTAGTGTGAAAAACAATTTTACTTCCCAATTGCTGAGAAGACAACTTTTCCAAAAAATCACTATCAATGGGTTTTAAAAAATCAAATTCCATTTTATTTCTTTTTTACAACAGGTTTCTTAATAGCAACTTTTTTCACAACTACCTTTTTAGCTGGAGCTTTTTTAGCTGCTGCCTTTTTAGCTGGTGTTTTCTTAGCAATCATCTCTTGAACTTCTTCCAAAGTTAATTTAGTAGCATCTACGTCCTTACTCAGTTCAATTTTAATTTTTCCTTTAGTAATAACGGAACGACCCCAACGTGCTTTTTCAACTAAAATCCCTTCTTCAACCCAGTTGTGTAATACCTTGTCGATATTTTTCTGTAATTTATCTTCAATCAATGCTTCTATGTCCGATTGCGATAAATTATCAAAATTATATTTTTTACTTACATTAATAAATAAACCATTCCATTTTATAAAAGGACCAAAACGGCCAGTTCCTTTTTGAACTCCTTCTCCTTTATAAACAGCTATTGGAGCGTCAGCAATTGCTTTTTCGTCAATTAACTCTTGCGCTCTTTTAAAATCAACGTCAAGTGGATTCTCTCCTTTTGGCAAAGATACAAATGCAGCACCATGACGAATATAGGGACCAAAACGACCATTACTCACTTCGACCTCTTCTCCTTTGTATTCTCCTAAATTTTTAGGAAGCAAAAATAAATTTAATGCTTCTTCTAAATTTATATTTCCTATATTTTGGTCTGCCATCAAACTAGCAAACTTTTTCTCTTCATCATCTGCAGCTCCAATTTGAGCCATAGGTCCAAACTTTCCTAAACGAACAGAAACTGGCTTTCCACTTTTTGGATCTGTTCCTAAAATTCGCTCTCCACTTTCTCTTTCAGCATTTGCCTCTACATCTTTAACTATTGGATGAAATTGATCGTAGAATTCTTTCATCATTACTGCCCAATCAACATTTCCTTCTGCAATTTCATCAAAATCCTGTTCAACTTTGGCGGTAAAGTTGTAATCTAATATGTTTCCAAAATTCTTAACCAAGAAATCAGTAACAATAGTTCCAATATCTGTTGGCACTAATTTTCCCTTATCTGAACCGGTATTTTCTTTAAGTAACTTCTCTCCTACTTTATTTGATTGCAAAGTAAGTTGAGTATAATTACGCTCCTGACCGTCAAGATTTCCTTTCTCTACATAGTTTCTATTTATAATTGTAGAAATAGTTGGAGCATAAGTAGATGGGCGCCCAATCCCTAGTTCTTCTAATTTTTTTACTAAAGAAGCTTCAGTATAACGAGCTGGTGGTCTTGAATATCTTTCTGTAGCAGTGATGTAGTTATTTAATAACTTTTCATTGACTTTCATTGCAGGAAGCATTCCTTCTTGCTCCTCTTCATCGTCATCAT
The Flavobacterium sp. WC2421 genome window above contains:
- the gldL gene encoding gliding motility protein GldL is translated as MAILSKKAMNFCYGMGAAVVIVGALFKITHIEFGPITGNLMLTIGLLVEAGIFALSAFEPVDNELDWTLVYPELANGEAKKKAPKVEAPVAEAQGLLSQKLDAMLKDAKIDGELMSSLGNSIKNFESAAKSIAPTAESMASTKKYSEELTLAAAQMESLNSLYKIQLQSASRNAQINEEVVENNLKLKEQMQSLTTNLSSLNNVYGGMLSAMNNKG
- the gldK gene encoding gliding motility lipoprotein GldK — its product is MKKFIAFMAILALLISCGKSGDKGELVGINGGKWHPEKPYGMTLVPGGAFIMGKSDDDVAAIQDAPTKTVTVRSFYMDETEITNSEYRQFVEWVKDSTMRVRLAILADESGIKAGDGKGKGKNAGSIGDFAFNDSDPEKMTAYDKYMYDNYYSIGTDDDPYAGRRLNRKVKLIKDTKLYPDEYYVEVMDSMYLPLAASYNGLRTIDVDKLKFRYSWMDIQAAAKAKVGKRKDFIKTEEVKVYPDTTVWIKDFSYSYNEPMHNDYFWHKAYGDYPVVGVKWTQAKAFCAWRTLNKNTYIKSKKKGHDLINSFRLPTEAEWEYSARGGLESGTYPWGGPYTKNDRGCFLANFKPNRGDYAADQALYTVEAKSYEPNGYNLYNMAGNVSEWTDSSYDPNAYEYVSSMNPNVQDGSNKRKVVRGGSWKDVAYFLQVSTRDFEYADSARSFIGFRTVQDYMGLETTGNGKKIKR
- the gldM gene encoding gliding motility protein GldM — translated: MAGGKLTPRQKMINLMYLIFIAMLALNMSKEVLSAFGILNVKIVESNAITDQRNEGSFAQLAQKAVDQPGQFGDKKVKVEKIRALSKQFNDYLENIKASVTKNFERDAKGNLPYEQMDKGDLIDRMFFTGDKVSKQGKEFLDKINSYPAQIKQIGGSSIAESEMTKIEARFATKPVYSEKAGANLDWIDYNYKGFPLIATITKISQLQADIKATESDIMSGMFQSDLVAAASLTAYQPIVVLDKSVFFQGEAVSGKIILGKFDPSLQAKSVILNGSNIQAMAGQAKFSFGAGNIGEHPINGSFNFDEGGKTVSLAIKDKYVVVARPKSATISADKMNVVYRGVVNPMTISFAGISADKISASAPGLSSAGGGKFSMSPTSGNEVVINVTGTLPDGSKVSDKKTFRIKGIPGPTGTIRGETGVVKGPKSNLEIATIGAKLEDFDFEVGLNVVGFNLKVTGQPTVVVQGDKLNSQCKAVLSKAGRGDQVTISEIKTKLVGAGSYLLPRTAPVIFEIQ
- the gldN gene encoding gliding motility protein GldN, producing the protein MNVRKFLLVIISVTGSVSSFAQSNLLNAKTPSEIGLKTAAQLISDNDKPLAYGYVHDRDVLMGKTTWEIIDLSEKINFALYFPIDTANIGSDRRSLYDVLTKAIRSGAISDVYSDSYFNTKKSFKDIQSSLTRVDTTDAGREQINAGSQVSPEYILRSDLTAQDVTQYKIKGYWYFDKRQSELKYRLLGICPVTPDVYTMNNDEKDYIELFWIFFPSAREVLHEAKAFNDVNSAMPISFDQILNSRRFNSVIYKEENVYGDRSIAEYMKDNAQNQLLESERVKEKIRDFESDMWNY
- a CDS encoding formimidoylglutamase, with protein sequence MEFDFLKPIDSDFLEKLSSQQLGSKIVFHTKDQFPDLNKINIAVIGVLENRGSDTAFSEVDIMAIRKELYSMFPGNWDASIADLGDILAGDTITDTYFALRKVVSNLIKNKIIPIVIGGSQDLTYALYRAYDELEQMVNLVSIDSKFDFGKENEETSSNSYLTKIIIDEPNNLFNYCNIGYQTYYNSQEEIDLVEKLFFDGYRLGEISNNIALAEPVFRDADIVSLDLNSVKSSDSGNFSIFTPNGFNGKEICSLSRYAGISDKVSMFGIFNHNNSVQESVLVAQIIWYFIEGFHYRSNEYPFGSRENYIKYIVPSEEEVLVFYKSDKTDRWWIEIPFISNGNNKLKRNTLLPCSYDEYIGACNQELPERWWKAQRKNSI
- the topA gene encoding type I DNA topoisomerase, with translation MAKNLVIVESPAKAKTIEKFLGSDFQVESSYGHIADLPSKEIGVDVENGFKPKYEVSADKKALVTKLKGLAKKAEMVWLASDEDREGEAISWHLSEELKLDAKKTKRIVFHEITKNAILKAIDNPREIDYNLVNAQQARRVLDRLVGYELSPVLWRKIKGGLSAGRVQSVSVRLIVEREREIQNYNSIATYSVVAEFTNEAGKSFKAKLPKNFNTKKEAEDFLNKNVGSTYKVSDLETKPTKKSPTGPFTTSTLQQEAARKLYLPVGITMQLAQRLYEAGLITYMRTDSVNLSKDAMDAAQAEIIKSYGKEFSKPRTFVNKSKGAQEAHEAIRPTDMSRHTVNIDRDQARLYDLIWKRTLASQMSDAQLERTNVKIEANNHGELFTASGEVLLFEGFLKVYLEGHDDDEEEQEGMLPAMKVNEKLLNNYITATERYSRPPARYTEASLVKKLEELGIGRPSTYAPTISTIINRNYVEKGNLDGQERNYTQLTLQSNKVGEKLLKENTGSDKGKLVPTDIGTIVTDFLVKNFGNILDYNFTAKVEQDFDEIAEGNVDWAVMMKEFYDQFHPIVKDVEANAERESGERILGTDPKSGKPVSVRLGKFGPMAQIGAADDEEKKFASLMADQNIGNINLEEALNLFLLPKNLGEYKGEEVEVSNGRFGPYIRHGAAFVSLPKGENPLDVDFKRAQELIDEKAIADAPIAVYKGEGVQKGTGRFGPFIKWNGLFINVSKKYNFDNLSQSDIEALIEDKLQKNIDKVLHNWVEEGILVEKARWGRSVITKGKIKIELSKDVDATKLTLEEVQEMIAKKTPAKKAAAKKAPAKKVVVKKVAIKKPVVKKK